A window of the Helianthus annuus cultivar XRQ/B chromosome 4, HanXRQr2.0-SUNRISE, whole genome shotgun sequence genome harbors these coding sequences:
- the LOC110884591 gene encoding cell division control protein 45 homolog — protein sequence MVREQSIESFYGKLRESALGSANNTPLLIFPSTSDVDSLCALKIICHVLESDSVRYACYPVSSFKEIHKYAGPSLSSLSDDPVTILLINWGCHRDLRKVLDLGPVARVFVVDSHRPIHLHNLSERNDRVVVLYTRDDENQADLSYDFDVSALAAASDLNSDDEVEDDESDSDEENESDGDEDEDGNRKRRRVSDDDETDPLKLFRKLKKEYYHMGTFHGKPSGCLMYELSNYLRKNTNDLLWLACVALTDQFVHERLTNERYQAGVMELEQHINSSGNLGAVSSVTLKDGTIVCAPDASRIAYEDEPRLMLLQEWNLFDSMLCSSYIATKLKTWSDNGTKKLMLLLAQMGFALDECKQKFRFMSVEIKKKMKDEFEHFLPDYGLNNFYYRGFLLLHGYSSKISAADVVYGITALLESSVDSNSCASKQFGEAYDALSLRKLEKLEMGMRHAIKIQRAILRQGSTAITRKGSIRSGTKFRWVKLEDSADAKLLGCPQALTKFGYFIMDALREKGARLKPLVCVCYIQEREKVLIVGVCGKPRLGAVQGNAFGIAFRNAAEETGAEFFHELFESSWIVLEAVAVNDFMIKLTEKLI from the coding sequence ATGGTTCGTGAACAGAGCATCGAGTCATTTTACGGTAAATTGCGCGAATCTGCTTTGGGGTCTGCTAACAATACCCCTTTGTTAATATTCCCATCAACTTCTGATGTTGACTCTCTATGTGCTTTAAAGATTATATGTCATGTGTTGGAATCTGATTCTGTTAGGTATGCTTGTTATCCTGTTTCTAGTTTTAAGGAGATTCATAAGTATGCTGGCCCTAGTTTGAGTTCATTATCTGATGATCCTGTTACCATACTTCTGATTAAttgggggtgtcatagggatcttaggaaggTGTTAGATTTAGGGCCTGTGGCTCGGGTTTTTGTCGTCGATAGTCATCGGCCGATTCATTTGCATAATCTTAGTGAAAGGAATGATAGGGTGGTTGTTTTGTATACTAGGGATGATGAGAATCAGGCGGATTTGTCGTATGATTTTGATGTGTCGGCGTTGGCGGCTGCGAGTGACTTGAATAGTGATGATGAAGTGGAGGACGATGAGTCGGACAGTGACGAAGAAAATGAGAGTGATGGGGATGAGGATGAGGATGGGAATAGAAAAAGAAGACGGGTTTCGGATGATGATGAGACTGACCCGTTGAAGCTGTTTAGGAAGCTCAAAAAGGAGTATTATCATATGGGTACTTTTCATGGGAAGCCGTCGGGTTGTTTGATGTACGAGTTGTCTAATTACTTGAGGAAAAACACTAATGATTTGCTGTGGCTAGCGTGTGTGGCGTTAACTGATCAGTTTGTTCACGAGAGGTTAACGAACGAGAGGTACCAAGCTGGTGTGATGGAGCTTGAGCAGCATATAAACAGTTCAGGGAATTTAGGTGCGGTCAGTTCGGTAACTCTTAAAGATGGAACTATTGTTTGTGCACCGGATGCTTCAAGAATTGCTTATGAAGATGAGCCGAGGCTCATGCTATTGCAAGAATGGAACCTTTTTGATTCGATGTTATGTTCTTCTTACATAGCAACAAAGTTGAAAACATGGAGTGACAACGGGACTAAAAAGCTCATGTTACTTCTCGCTCAGATGGGATTTGCACTTGACGAGTGTAAACAGAAGTTTCGTTTCATGAGTGTTGAGAttaagaagaaaatgaaagacgaGTTTGAACATTTTCTACCCGATTATGGTTTGAACAACTTTTATTATCGCGGGTTCTTGTTGTTACACGGATATAGCTCAAAAATCTCGGCTGCAGATGTGGTTTATGGAATCACCGCACTTCTAGAATCTTCCGTTGATTCAAACAGCTGTGCTTCCAAACAATTCGGAGAAGCATACGATGCATTATCGTTAAGGAAACTCGAAAAGCTAGAAATGGGCATGAGGCATGCAATCAAGATCCAACGGGCTATTCTTCGACAAGGAAGCACTGCCATAACTCGAAAGGGTTCAATAAGAAGCGGGACCAAGTTCCGATGGGTCAAACTTGAAGATTCAGCTGATGCGAAATTACTGGGATGCCCTCAAGCTTTAACAAAGTTCGGGTATTTCATAATGGACGCGTTAAGAGAAAAAGGCGCAAGATTGAAACCTTTGGTATGCGTTTGCTACATTCAAGAACGAGAAAAGGTTCTAATTGTCGGAGTTTGCGGTAAACCAAGGCTGGGAGCCGTTCAAGGAAATGCATTCGGGATTGCTTTTAGAAACGCAGCTGAGGAGACTGGTGCTGAGTTTTTTCACGAGCTTTTTGAGTCGTCGTGGATCGTTTTGGAAGCTGTTGCGGTTAATGATTTCATGATCAAGCTAACCGAGAAGCTAATATGA